The DNA region GGGAATGTGACTACAAGCCAATTAGATTGTGTTGttaattttcccatctgtaaaatgagagggaATCATAGTATTTGTAGCATTAGGTTATTATGAGGAGGCATTCTTATGAAATGCTTAGCACGGTGCCTAGCACACATaattactgttctttttttttttaattttaaacattttatttcagaattgaaataatttcaagtttacaagaaagttgaaaaataatacagacaaaATATAGAATTCCAATGTGTTCCCaaacccagatacccagatttatcaactattagcattttgccgtatttgttatatcattctatcttttatttatttctttctatttgtctACCTATCAATCATCTaccatctatttttctattagTCTATGTATATCTAGCTATCTCTTCTAAACATTTGTGTGTATATTACATACATCAGGTACCTTTAACACTTAATGCATCCTTGTACATTTCCTGATAGCAAGAACACTCAACTCTGACTACTTAAGTACAACTTAATTAGTGTTCtttaaatgttagttattattgaTTTCCGTCAATTACTTTTCACAGTCATAAGGAATTTTACTAAGGTTTGCCACATTGTGTCTTTATTGTGCTTAGAATTGAAAAGTAGGAGTTACAGAATTGTGGGTGTAGGGAATAGGAAGCTAACACTTAAAATGGACGgtgtttctatttgggatgatggaaaacttttggtaatggatggtagtgataaaAGAGTTACAAAACTTTCTCAGAATCTAGGTATTTAGAGTCCTCCTTGACACAGAACAGCATACCTCAGTGATGATAGAAAGGGGAGGGAGGTGAGGCAATGCTTAAGGGAGACATTGAAGTGGAGGGTTCTGATCTCCTGGAAAGAGAGTATTTGTAAAAAGGAGAGGGTCACAGGATGGAATGTGAGAAGTAGAGCACACAAACTAAAGTACTGTCAGGTGATTTGCTTCAAAGAATTGTCTATTTATTAGATGTATTCCTTTGAATATTTAAATGTGGATATTTTGTCATTGTGACTTGATTTGGCaggtttaaatttaatttcacttGGCAATGCTCTTAGTTttagtttatcatttttttctttcattcaacacatttagtgagggtgtgttagTTACTGTTCTGGACACTTAAGATTTAACAGTGAACAAAATTGGATAAAAATTTCACCCTCACAGAGCTTATATTTCTAGTCAGGGGAGACAGATACTAAAGAAAATGGATTTAAGGCAGCTACTCCCCAGAAAAAGATGTTGTAAGTGTGATGAAACAGCAACGTGTGATGAAACAGCAACGTGTGATGTTGCCAGAACAAGTCACCCAGTTGTACTCCATGTAGTCTCATAAGAGTGGCTTTACCTCTGGTTACCATGGTTCAGGACTGGTGTTCAGTCTTTCTTACGTAGAAACCTCACTCTATCAGGACCTAAAGTTGATCAGAGCCAAGAAAACTAACACTGCTCAATGTATAAGGGAACAAAATATGAACCAGAATGCCACTTTATTAATCCAGTGAAATTACAGAACTGCCACAGGTCAGAACATAAACATCACCGTTCAGGCATGTCCTATTCTTGTAGTCAGGCTACTTGAGAAGTCAAATTATAATTAGAAAGTTGCTTTGGTGTGAGTACAGAGTCTGAAAACCAGTAATGCAAGTCCACAGGCCAAAGAATCCCTTGTCTTGGACAGTGCTTGACAAGTCGTTTTTTCTCTAGGCGGATTCAATATGAAACGAGATAAgatttcaatttattaaattactgtCAAATTCTAgtcttgtttttccattttctgccaCTCAGAGACTACATCCATGTCATCTTGGTTGGAATTTTGGGTATAACTCTACTCTTACAATAAGAGACATTTGTAGACAGCGTTGTTTTACTCTTTGGAATGACTAATTGCACGTTAGGTATGGAACttaaacagcattaaaaaaaaccaTAATCCTTGAGTCTTCAAGTTCTTTGGGACCATCGTATAGATATATCCTGTACCCCTTATTCATTTTGGATATAACATGCATGAACAGCAAAGAGCAATTACTAATCTAAAAAAGTTCAAATATAGCTGTGAGTTGCCAAAAATTTTCCCATATATATTTAGACTAtatgaaagaataatttttttaaagtatgttgcCTTTATTTGCTTACTTTGAAACTGTAAGCGACATGAACATTGATCACTTCAAATGGTTTTTTTAGAGTGGTTGAAGTAGAAAAGATGTAGATGCCTTTTGTAGCATTTGAGTGTAGGCTGTTCTTTTAGGGTCATCCCGCTTTGGGTTTGTTGAAAGACACTGTGCTATAAGTGTAGTGTTTTTGCTGATTAATAAATATGGAAGGAATGCTGGAGTTGGGCAATCAGCATTTGCAACCATTATAGTAAAGATTGGATCAGGCAGAAATCATAAACAAATGTGAAATCTGGGACATATTATGATGAGGGGcatgatatttttatagccttaaagTATCTCCAACAGATTGCTTCTTATTCTAAAGGGAAATACAGTAATAGTATAGAAATCAAACAGTACCTTGACTGAATGATCAGAATTAATACAGTATTATCAAATTGTAATATTTACAATATTATTCACCAAGAAGAGGCTGGACATCAGGTGCCTCCAGATGTGATAGCCCTGAGGACACATCACTTACGTAGTATCTGAGTCAGGATTAATAACCTGAATCTATTATGATGAAACTTTAGACAACTCAAGAAGAGgaatattctgattattttttaaatgaggggtTTGTATTTCTTCAGAAATGACAGTGTCAGAAAAGGAAACGAAAAGCTTGTAGAAATGATATATGCTAAATGAGGCTGAAGAGACATGGCAGCTACCCAAACTGGATCCTGTATTGGAGAGGAAGATACTATAAAGAACATTATTcagtccattttaaaaaattgcaatagAGATAGATAAAAGTATCATTTGGAAATGTACTGAAATTGATAACTATGCTGTAATAATGTAGGAGTGTGCCCTATCATGGAGGGCCATGATGTATATAGCTTACACtgaaatggttcagaaaaaaatgtattttacatgTAAATGTATAGTTAGAAAATGTACACTCAAATTATAAAGCAAATGGAGTAAAACGTTAATAGTAGGTGAATCTGGGTGAAAGGTATATTCTTATTCCTGCAGCTTTTCTGTACATTGAAATTACTtccaaataaaagttaaaaatttaaaaatagaaagttaaCTTGGTAAACTTACAGTCAGAATGAGAAGAGTTATGTAGATAAAtttaatggccagagacattaaAATGCTGCCCACAATAAATTTTACCTATTAAGTAAACCAAATAATGGAATTGACTGGTGAAGCCATCTTTACCACTGGACCACActtaaaacaaaatgagaaattgaaactcccattttgtagttgctttTCAGATTACCTCCATGTCTTAGAAAATTCTTTCTTCAAACTTATGTGATGGATAAGTTTATATGTCaggctatggtgtccagttgtttggtcaagcaaacattgGCCTGATGTTGAGAggatatttcatatattattaaaatcatcAGTTAATTGAATTGCATCTGTGACTAATTAtgtctacaatcaactaaggacaTTGCCTTTAACAATAAGAGTAGAAGGccttaaaaagaagaagtaatgatttcagcagtcagaaagggagattttccatttctacttcaatcaggcagcttctcctggtgaattcattgaaaatcttcatCAGAATTCCAGCTTGCAATTTGCCCTATGAAATTAGGACTTGCTCATCCCTAcaattgtgtgagccaattcttaagaaaaaaaatctcattatagttacatcatatataatgtatatgtatTACATgtatattacataaataaattacattatatataatgcaGTATAtgtatatcctgtcagttctatttccctagagaactctgactaatacactaAGGTTAAAGGTATTCTTAGGGACAGTCACATTTAGGTCTGACTTTCTGAGgtcaccttgattaaatttaGTATATTCTCAATAGTCCaacacttatctatttttttgttttgtttgttttttatagatAACTAATTTCAATCATTATATTATGACACTAGTTCCTTTTGAAGGATTAATTTCACTCCTTGGTGATAGGTTGAAGGTACTTTCTATACCTAAGTGTTCTActcacatttttcaaattttgtaaCTAAAGACCTCTACGGATTGAAAAAGCCCATTCCagcatatttttacatttttctagaGGATTATCTAGACAGAATCTTTGTAACTTCTTGAGTAACACACCTGAAGTACTTTagagtatgttctagtttgctagctactggaatgcaacatgccagaaatggaaaggcttttaaaaagggaaatttaataagttgctagtttacagttctaaggccgaggaaatgtcccaattaaaacaagtctatagacatgtccaatttaaggcatccggggaaagataccttggttcaagaaggccagcgatgtccaatgtttctctctcagctggaagggcacatggcgaacatggcggcatctgctggctttcacttGGCTCTACCAAGAGGGActctctccacaatgtttcctcttttaaaggattccagtaagcaactccaccttcagtgggtgaagacacacctccatggaaatcatctaatcaaaagttaacaacccacaattgggtgggtcacatcttcatggaaacaatcaaaattgtCAATTGTCGCTCCCACCCAGCgacattgaatgaggatcaaagggcatggcttttctggggtccaccacagattcagagcAGCACATTAGGCCAGCACTGAGCATTTTTGACAGATTTGGCAATTGATTTCAAATCACCTCCTTCCACGTTGCTGTGCCATCAAAAGAGAACAtttttccttggctttttttttttcagtcttttgtcTCATGAAATTTAAGCTCTCCTCTTCTCTGTTTTCCTGATTGAACTCCAGGTTTTATAAGCCTTCCTTGAAAATGGgcattcattaaaaaatgaaggaagacaCCCTTCTATCTTCTTTGTTTATCCAAATGAAatctaaagagagaaagagaaaactaaaattgcattcACAGAacatagttcatttttatttccacatGAAAGAGTGTAAATAGACCAGGATTATTTTCATGGATTTTATGCAGAAAAACCTAGCTGAGAAAAACCATTTCTATCCCCCTCATGTAGTTTATAAGGCTCAGTAGGAGAACATGTGTAAGATCTTTGAAGAACATAAAAAGCTTATTCTCTTTTGAATTTCCTAAAAAATCCCAGGCCATAGGAATAAGGAATgtaaaaaatagaaactaaaagactATAATTTCATTTTCGCAAACAGAACAACAGTTACTTTGGAAATATCCAGactttatatatgatatatactgTTTAACACAAATGAGATCACTATTATTCATACAGTTTTGTAACTTGATTATAAAAAGCTTgtctaaaataatatattcatatagcatggtttgaaaggaaaataaatatgtgaCAGATACATGTCTCAGTTTAATCAAAATAACATTCAGTTACTATCAGTTTAATATCTTAGTTCCTAGAAGtgtaaaaatattagaaatgcaaattttggattgtaatataaaaataactgaaaaaacaaattcctttttttttacagcaTTGGTTTATGAAGTAAGTATaattctgtgtgtatgtgtgtttctttCAGGACTAGTGGTTGGATTTATCCTAACCATTGCAAATTTCAGCTTTTTTACCTCTTTGCtgatgtttttcctttcttcttcaaaACTCACTAAATGGAAGGGAGAAACAAAGAAGCGTCTAGATTCGGAATATAAGGAAGGTAAAATGAATTATGTTTGATATTacttaaaatagtaaattttgtTTTATCCTAAGGTATCAAAAGGTTTAATCAGAATGTTGTTTAGACTTGGattataaattttatgaaaattaagtaGTAGCCTAATTTAGTTTATCATTATTTCATCACAACAGCAAGTAACTGAAAATTTTAGAAACACTTAAGTCTATCATTAATTATTCagcattttttaatagcagcgcATAATGTTGGCAAAGATGCCAAAAAACTTTCAATCTTTTGTTTTTAgtcattttccttttatgaaaCTGTAGAGCTTAAGTTCCTATAACTGCATGATTTTCCTTCTgaggagaaaacattttttgtccttttgtctgcTTGTTTACTTCCAGGTGGGCAGAGGAATTGGGTTCAGGTATTCTGTAATGGAGCTGTACCCACAGAGCTAGCCCTGCTGTACATGATAGAAAATGGCCCCGGGGAAATCCCAATAGATTTTTCCAAGCAGTACACTGCTTCCTGGATGTGTTTATCTCTCTTGGCTGCACTGGCCTGCTCTGCTGGAGACACATGGGCTTCAGAAGTTGGCACTGTTCTAAGTAAAAGCCCGCCAAGGCTGATAACAACCTGGGAGAAAGTTCCAGTTGGTGAGTCCTGATTTAAGTTTCTCAAAATAACAAAAGCAAGTAGAAAAAAATCTCTTGATTTATTGTGTATCTTATATAGGAGACTTCTGAGATTTTACTTAGTCTCAAAGGGAAAATTGCTAAAGGTTATTAAGATGGTAATGACaaataatatcaaaataatgtTGATCTAGGAAATGCcctagataaatgaaataggaatGTAGAGATTGATCCATTAACATATCAGTGGGGGCAGAAAAGGAAGAAGCCAATAGAGTATTTGTTGAAAGCCTGTTATGTGCTTAGTGTTGTAACTTATTTCAGTTCCCATTATTAGCAACTATTACCACTGCTACttctttctgttctccttttttttcttcttcttcatcataACAGCTAACATATTTTGAGTAACCTAGTATGTACAAAGTATTGTTCTAACTGCTTTACatagaataactttttttttcatgggtaggcactgggaagtgaataCTTAGATTAAcatttaataatcataataatcatatgaattgattcttttattatttctctcttacaaacaaggaaactaaggcacagaaaaATTAGGTAACATAAGCTCAGTTACACAGCTTGGTAGTCATAAAAACAGAGATTGAAACCCAGGCAGACTGACTCCACTGAACCATTCCACCTCACTGCTTAAAATGTTAGAAAttactgaagaaaaaataatgttttctaaGTAGGTCATGGtctttagtttgcattttcatCCTTAAAGTCGATCTTGATTAGATAGATAACAAAATTGTTTGCTTTCCTTGACCTTAGGTATTTGCTGTGTGATAACCAGATGATTTTATGCATCTCTTCTTCAGGAACGAATGGAGGCGTGACGTTAGTGGGCCTTGCCTCCAGTCTCCTTGGTGGTACTGTTGTGGGCATCACATACTTCCTCACACAGCTGGTTTTTGTGAATGATTTAGATATTTCTGCTCCCCAGTGGCCAATTATTGCTTTTGGAGGTCTCGCTGGATTATTAGGATCAATTCTGGACTCGTATTTAGGAGCTACAATGCAATTCACTGGTAAGAACATTACTTTGTTATTGCAactttctgatatattttttttaatgagaaagaaatatggaaaagagaaaaaatatgtcaAAGAAAACAAACCCAAAGACGCAGGAAATTGAAGGACCAGAATTAATAGAGCAACTTCTCTACTACaatttaaatttacttattatagtattaaataaattaaaagagagttagtccttgtaaaaaaaaaaaagagagagagagagagagaatggtcCTGTGGAGCAATAAGTAAAAGCTGTGTGGGGAAGATACAGTGGTGCAGGGAAGAGATGCTTCTGCTTATGGGCCTTCACCTAGTCCCAAGAAAACGGGACATTTGGGATCAGATCATTTTAATGTGCTCTCTTCCATATGTTTTCTAAGTCCACTTAAGAGGTACTTATTGCTTTCACCTAATTAACAGGCAGATGATACTTTTCTGCTGTGACATCATGCTTGCCCTCTGAATTTTAGCCCCACCCAAGATATGTATGACAGTCCATTTTCCTCAACATTTTCTGTGCTATGCTTCTGAAGCTTTCCCATCTCATCACTGTACTGACTATTCTTTTAGGTGCGTGTGTTTGCTCTGTACTCTCatcaaatgttttctcctttaacATCCTGAAGAGGCTGGGAGCCTGTTAGAAGATTCCCTGAGTACAGCCCTCCCAATGTTTTCCATGCTCCCAAGATGATCTGcttctttccccttccctcctctaaGAATGTTTGTTCTCtcaatgcaatgcaccagaaatgggttggcttttataaagggagatCATTAAGTTACGAGGGTTATTAAGGGTTCCATATAGCTCACCATATAAATTATCCACTTGAGCCATTTTTTCAGGTAGCTGAGACTTTTAATAGCTGGTTTCCTATGGAAGAGAAAAgctaatttgctctttttttcaatCAAATCATTTGGATTTTCCAGCTCACTTCCTTCCTTTCCACTCCAGGTTTGGATGAAAGCACTGGCATGGTGGTCAACAGTCCAACGAATGAAGCGAAGTACATAGCAGGGAAACCCATCCTTGATAACAATGCAGTGAATCTGTTTTCTTCTGTCCTTATTGCTCTCTTGCTCCCAACAGCTGCTTGGGGATTTTGGCCCAGGGAGTGAACCTTATTTCATTTCCGTAGGTTGAAACTGGGTTGAGTTCAGCTAAATTTGAAATTCAAGTTCCATCCTAAGAGTAATTTTAATCACATAAGTAGAAATGCCAGCCCCTTCCAGATTCCATTATGATgaaattccacaattttcttctcatcttctcCCTTGTAACAGCCAGCATCTTTCTGGTGGAAGAGATGAGTGCATAGAATtcatgcatatttttttttcttttgatgagtGTTGCTTCTTAAGCAATTAAACTATATTGTTCCCCTCCTAGAACTAAAAATGCGTAATGGTAGCtataagttttattttgtttgtttaaccaGTGTAGGtactaaaaattatgaaattttaaaatggttctCAGTTGTGGCAAAGAAATACCAACTGTGCCAGCTTCCCAAATGTTGTATCTGTTTTCAGTGGCTTATATTGATGTGTGTAGAAGCCTGAagtgtcctggacttttcctgtTACCTTGCCATTctcaattatgaaaaatatttaatttggttCCTAGTGTTTCCAGCCTGTAATGAGGAAGAGCCTTGTTCTTCCTTCCTCAAGGTTAAAGATGATAAATGTCTTTTTCATATGACCattaaaatgcatgaaaaaaaattatttttcagtaaaAGTAGGAAAGATTTATCTTATAACTAAAAAAATCTGTACCTTACTGTATATttcaactgttctctaagcacaGACTATCGAGAATTTagtattttgattattttcttgaAATGTGTGTAGGAATCAAGTTGAACATTGGCATCCTGAAGAGTAAAATGTCACTGGAAAATTaccataatatttttatttgctgtcCTAAAAGTTATTGGAAGATGTTATGATTTCCTGTTATGTACCTTCTAAATTATGCTGTCCTTTAAATTGTGGCTTCTAAATTTGCTTTTCAGTTTTGTTCTTCACTGTAGATACTGTGTGCTAAAGAAGTTTTGACATAGTGTGActtattttactaaaaatattttaaagtgtttattgTGTGATTTCtatgtctttctctccctctgttaTCCAATTCTTAAATTCAGGAATGATTTCATAAATAAGCCGCCATCAGATCAGATAAAGCTTAAAATTTCTTACTGGTGACTCAGACCATATTACAGTGATAATAGGACTGACTTGGTTCAGgaagaagaaaaccaaaagaaaacttgACACCCTTAATCATTAAGCCAAACAACTAAGTGAATCTGAACCAGTGGTTTTCAACTTTGGCTATATTTTGGAATCATCTGAGcatcttaaaaaaattttgctGTGGGCCTCATCTGCAAAGATTCTGATTCATATAGTGGGGTGCAGTCTGGGTTTTAGCTTTTTGTAAAGCCTTTTCAATACATTAGAATCACCTCTGgagttttttaaaatgcttttcaagGCCTCTCTAGAGCAACCAAATCTAAATATCTAAAAGCAAGGCCCTTGCATGAATAGTTTTAGAAGCTCTCTGGGAGATTCTAATGTTTAACTGGCTTAAGaaccactgaaaaagaaaatcctaaagcTCTATACCTAAAAGAAGCTTCAGAAGAGTGGGATTTGCATTTTTAGACAGGCGGTTATTAATAATAGCATGATACACTATCTGAATTCTACTGTTAGTTATGCGATGTTTTATAGCTGTATCACTTACCAAATCATTCCTGTGGCAATTTTTTGTGCAGCTTATTTATTCCTGAAACTATTCTACCATTCCTTATCTCTTTTCCTGGATATTCATCCTCATATCACgctgtgggacaaaaatcctgtATTATTCATTGGATTTGATAGAAACACCATATCATTAACAATCAGGTAAATATTATTTGATAACCTATATTTGAAAACTTAGAGCTAGTTGTGTTTGggaattaaaaattttcagattttagaaaagTAAAGGATACATATAACATGTTTTGTTTAAAATTCCCAAAAGAGTCTAGAGAAGCACCCCATGTTTAAACATGGTTTCATTTCTGGGATGAATGTGGGAATAGCCCCAGTAAGTACAATAACTAAAGACACATAAAAGAGTATCAGATCAGATCAGGTTTTGCCTTTGGATAAGTCTGCCATCAAATTTGTGAAGCAACT from Tamandua tetradactyla isolate mTamTet1 chromosome 7, mTamTet1.pri, whole genome shotgun sequence includes:
- the TMEM19 gene encoding transmembrane protein 19 isoform X2 — protein: MTDLDDHICKRYIKMITNIVILSLIICISLAFWIMSMTASTYYGNLQPISPWRWLFSVVVPVLIVSNGFKKKSLDHGGALGGLVVGFILTIANFSFFTSLLMFFLSSSKLTKWKGETKKRLDSEYKEGGQRNWVQVFCNGAVPTELALLYMIENGPGEIPIDFSKQYTASWMCLSLLAALACSAGDTWASEVGTVLSKSPPRLITTWEKVPVGTNGGVTLVGLASSLLGGTVVGITYFLTQLVFVNDLDISAPQWPIIAFGGLAGLLGSILDSYLGATMQFTAYLFLKLFYHSLSLFLDIHPHITLWDKNPVLFIGFDRNTISLTIR
- the TMEM19 gene encoding transmembrane protein 19 isoform X4, coding for MTDLDDHICKRYIKMITNIVILSLIICISLAFWIMSMTASTYYGNLQPISPWRWLFSVVVPVLIVSNGFKKKSLDHGGALGGGQRNWVQVFCNGAVPTELALLYMIENGPGEIPIDFSKQYTASWMCLSLLAALACSAGDTWASEVGTVLSKSPPRLITTWEKVPVGTNGGVTLVGLASSLLGGTVVGITYFLTQLVFVNDLDISAPQWPIIAFGGLAGLLGSILDSYLGATMQFTGLDESTGMVVNSPTNEAKYIAGKPILDNNAVNLFSSVLIALLLPTAAWGFWPRE
- the TMEM19 gene encoding transmembrane protein 19 isoform X1, whose protein sequence is MTDLDDHICKRYIKMITNIVILSLIICISLAFWIMSMTASTYYGNLQPISPWRWLFSVVVPVLIVSNGFKKKSLDHGGALGGLVVGFILTIANFSFFTSLLMFFLSSSKLTKWKGETKKRLDSEYKEGGQRNWVQVFCNGAVPTELALLYMIENGPGEIPIDFSKQYTASWMCLSLLAALACSAGDTWASEVGTVLSKSPPRLITTWEKVPVGTNGGVTLVGLASSLLGGTVVGITYFLTQLVFVNDLDISAPQWPIIAFGGLAGLLGSILDSYLGATMQFTGLDESTGMVVNSPTNEAKYIAGKPILDNNAVNLFSSVLIALLLPTAAWGFWPRE
- the TMEM19 gene encoding transmembrane protein 19 isoform X3, which produces MTDLDDHICKRYIKMITNIVILSLIICISLAFWIMSMTASTYYGNLQPISPWRWLFSVVVPVLIVSNGFKKKSLDHGGALGGLVVGFILTIANFSFFTSLLMFFLSSSKLTKWKGETKKRLDSEYKEGGQRNWVQVFCNGAVPTELALLYMIENGPGEIPIDFSKQYTASWMCLSLLAALACSAGDTWASEVGTVLSKSPPRLITTWEKVPVGTNGGVTLVGLASSLLGGTVVGITYFLTQLVFVNDLDISAPQWPIIAFGGLAGLLGSILDSYLGATMQFTEAVGRGGKL